One segment of Engraulis encrasicolus isolate BLACKSEA-1 chromosome 7, IST_EnEncr_1.0, whole genome shotgun sequence DNA contains the following:
- the LOC134451887 gene encoding uncharacterized protein LOC134451887, with amino-acid sequence MDNGKVRKPNWSEDEKVILLEEYNKRKHVIKSRFNPQITATKKLQNWEEITALINSRSLVKRTVGEVQKKYENLAVQARKEMSAHRKETMKTGGGGPAKPLSDEAEMVMEIIGRESPSVKGGITGGGESGQVESEVLEVADDAPHPSRLSPVKKRMRPAAAAAANPKPGEDLLALQREVLLLQKEKLQLEIQNLEKQGILLQHKLNRLAPEEITIVVTPVEE; translated from the exons atggaTAACGGAAAGGTTAGAAAGCCAAATTGGTCGGAGGATGAGAAGGTTATTTTATTGGAAGAGTACAACAAAAGAAAACACGTCATCAAGAGTAGATTTAATCCGCAAATTACGGCAACCAAAAAATTACAAAATTGGGAGGAAATTACAGCGCTAATAAATTCAAGAAGTTtggtgaagaggacagtgggggaggtgCAGAAAAAATACGAGAACCTTGCGGTCCAGGCGAGGAAGGAGATGTCAGCCCATCGGAAGGAGACGATGAAAACGG GTGGAGGAGGTCCAGCAAAGCCACTTTCGGATGAGGCTGAGATGGTTATGGAGATCATAGGGCGTGAATCCCCATCCGTCAAGGGTGGAATAACTGGTGGGGGTGAGAGCGGTCAAGTGGAGAG TGAAGTCCTTGAAGTGGCAGATGACGCGCCTCACCCATCTCGTCTCTCCCCtgtgaagaagaggatgagaccagcagcagcagcagcagcgaa CCCAAAGCCTGGAGAGGATCTGCTGGCACTGCAGAGAGAAGTCCTGCTTCTGCAGAAGGAGAAGTTACAGCTAGAAATACAGAATTTGGAAAAGCAAGGCATTTTACTGCAGCACAAGCTGAACAGACTGGCACCAGAAGAAATCACCATTGTGGTCACTCCAGTTGAGGAATAA